The region GTTTGCAGCCTGCCCCAAATTCGATCCTGCTTACTTTCTTTATTACGAAGACTTCGATTTTTGCCAACGCTACGCTCGACAGGGACATATCATCGTCGTCACTGATCACATTCAAGTAATTCACCAGCCTTCATCGATTACAGGTCGCAATCAATCACTTAAACGACAGCAAAGTACTTATAGCTACTTACTGGCACTGACCAGGCATACCTCTTCGCCTGTTGTGCTCTATCGACTGGGACGGATTTTGTTTTATGCGGTTCGGGTGAGTATTGTGGCACCAGAAACGGCGATCGCTATAATCAAGGGTGTTCTCAACTACGTGGTGCGAGTCAATCACCTTGACCACTCCAATTGCGATTAACCTGGCATTTCTCCCGATTAAACCAACCGGCTTAGCAACTTATGCGATTAACCTCCTGCCTTATTTGAAAAGTCTTGTCCCCACGTTGCTAGTGGCGCAACCCCAAGAGGGATTTGCCTGCTATTCGGTACCTCCTGGACTAACTCATGAACAGGGCAGACAAGGACATTTCTCTCGGCTGCAGTGGACTCAGTGGCAGTTGCCAAAGATTTATCACCAGTTGCAATCCTCTTTGTTGTTTTCTCCGATTCCTGAAGCACCGTTGTGGTCACGTTGCCGCTCAGTCGTTACGGTGCATGACCTGATTCCATTGCGATTTTTTCGTAAGTTCACGCCACTCTGGGCTTATCAACGCTACTATATGCCGCAAGTGTTGCAGCAGAGCCAACATATCATCTGCAACTCACATGCTACCGCTCAAGATATAGTCGATTTTTTCAAGATTCCTGCGAACAAAATTACCCCTATCCTGTTGGCGCACGATGCTGAGAACTTTCGATTTCTAGATTTACCGACCCGTAACTACTTTTTATACTTAGGGCGCAATGATCCATACAAGAATTTGCACCGGTTAATAGCTGCTTTCGCTCAGTTGCCTAATTGCCTGGATTATGAGCTGTGGATTGCGGGACCTGCGGACAAGCGCTACACCCCTGCCCTAATGCAGCAAATTGCCGAATTGGGATTAACCAAACAGGTGAAATTGTTGGATTACATACCCTATGCCGAGCTGCCAGTTATCCTTAATCAGGCGATCGCGCTTGTGTTACCCAGTTTATGGGAAGGGTTTGGACTACCCGTTTTAGAGGCAATGGCGTGTGGTACTCCCGTAATCACATCCAATCTGGCGTCGTTGCCGGAAGTAGCAGGAGAGGCAGCCTTATTAGTTGATCCATACAATGTCCATGCGATCGCTGAGGCTATGCAAGCTCTCGCCACTGACTCAGTTTTGTGGAACCAACTACGCTTTGCCAGTCTGGCAAGAGCTAGTCAGTTTAGTTGGGCAAAAACAGGAGCCACAACTATCGAAATCCTGAAGCAATTCATTTAAGGTGGCAATTTATCAGCATTAAAAATCCCCTACCCAAAGTAGGGGATTTTCAGTTACTCAACTAGCTCAGACTCAACCAAACTTACCAGCAGTTGATGCAATCACAAACGCAGCGTAGGTCAACACGTACCCAACTGTAAAGTGAGCTAAGCCAACCAGACGACCTTGAACGATCGACATAGCAACAGGCTTATCTTTCCAGCGGATCAGGTTTGCTAACGGCGTACGCTCGTGTGCCCATACCAGGGTTTCGATTAACTCTTGCCAGTAACCACGCCAGGAGATCAGGAACATGAATCCGGTTGCCCAAACCAGGTGTCCAAACAGGAACATCCAAGCCCAGACTGACAGATTGTTCATGCCGTAGGGGTTATATCCGTTGATCAACGGAGCGGAATACAGCCAGAGGTAATCGCGTAACCAACCCATTAGGTAGGTAGAGCTTTCATTGAACTGAGACACGTTACCCGACCAGATGCCCAGATGCTTCCAGTGCCAGTAGAAGGTGACCCAACCGATGGTATTCAGCATCCAGAACATAGCGAGGTAGAAGGAGTCCCAAGCAGAGATGTCGCAGGTACCACCCCGACCAGGACCATCACAAGGGAAGGCAAAGCCAAAGTCCTTCTTGTCGGGCATTAGTTTGGAACCACGTGCATCTAGAGCACCTTTGACCAGAATCAAGGTGGTGGTGTGCAAGCCCAGAGCGATCGCGTGATGTACTAGGAAATCACCAGGTCCAATAGTCAAGAACAAGGAGTTAGTACCACTATTGATGGCATCCAGCCAGCCAGGTAGCCACACGTTGCCATAGTTAGGCCAAGCAGTAGCGGCAATACTGTCAGGGTTCGACAGCAACGCATTCATGCCATAGACCAACTTCCCATGAGAGGCTTGGATAAACTGGGCGAACACAGGTTCAACCAGAATTTGCTTCTCAGGTGTGCCAAAGGCAACCACAACATCATTGTGAACATACAGACCAAGTGTGTGGAAACCAAGGAACAGGGAAACCCAGCTCAAGTGCGAGATGATGGCTTCCTTATGGTTCAACACACGATCCAATACGTTGCCCTTGTTCAGTTCAGGATCATAGTCGCGTACCCAGAAGATTGCACCGTGAGCAAACGCACCCACCATCAAGAATCCAGCAATGTACTGGTGATGCGTGTAGAGCGCAGCTTGAGTAGTGAAATCTTTCGCCATGAAGGCATAGGGCGGCAGCGAGTACATATGCTGTGCTACCAGGGAGGTAATGACGCCTAGGCAAGCCAAGTGCCAACCCAACTGGAAGTGCAGGGAGTTGTTATAAGTCTCGTAAATGCCTTGGTGAGGCATGTTGAACGGACCTTCTACAGGTTTGCCAAAGAAGGTTTTGGCATCCATCATCTCCTTGATACTGTGACCGATGCCGAAATTCGTGCGGTACATATGACCAGCCACGATAAATAGCACAGCGATCGCCAGATGGTGGTGGGCGATATCTGTCAACCACAGAGATTCCGTCTGAGGATGGAACCCGCCCAGAAAAGTCAGGATTGCCGTACCAGAACCCGTTGCTGAACCAAAGATGTGTCCAGCAGTATCAGGATTCTCAGCGTAAACTCCCCAATTGCCCGTAAAGAAAGGAGCTAAACCAGCTGGGTGAGGCATAGTGGATAGGAAATTATCCCAACCCACATGCTGACCACGAGACTCAGGAATTGCCACGTGGATCAGATGACCCGCCCAAGCCAGAGAGCTGACCCCAAACAAACCAGCCAAGTGGTGGTTGAGGCGAGATTCCGCATTCTTGAACCAGGAGAGGCTGGGGCGGAACTTGGGTTGCAGGTGCAACCAGCCTGCAAACAGGAAGATAGCAGACAGGATCAACAAGAAGATTGCGCCACCATACAAATCGCTGCTGGAGCGCATCCCAATTGTGTACCACCAGTGATAAACACCGGAGTAGGCGATATCGACGGGGTAGTTTACGCCACCTTGAGTAAAGGCATCGATTGCAGACTTACCGAATTGAGGGTCCCAAATCGCGTGAGCAATGGGACGGGTGTTCAATGGATCTTTCGTCCACTGTTCAAAGTTGCCTTGCCAAGCTACGTGGAACAGGAGTCCAGAAGTCCACAGAAAGATGATGGCGACATGCCCGAAGTGGGAGGAGAAAATCTTTTGATAAAGATTCTCTTCCGTCATACCATCATGACTTTCAAAGTCGTGGGCTGTAGCGATCCCGTACCAGATCCGACGAGTTGTTGGATCTTGAGCGAGGTCTTGGCTAAATTTTGGGAATTTAGTTGCCATTGATATTCGTTCTCCTCGCGCGTTAGCCCAATGCAAGTGTGCGAGCCAGGAAGAATGCCCAGGTTGTAGCAATTCCACCCAGTAGGTAGTGAGCCACACCAACCGCCCGACCCTGAATGATACTCAGAGCACGAGGCTGGATAGCTGGAGCCACTTTCAACTTGTTATGTGCCCAAACGATGGACTCAATTAACTCCTGCCAGTAACCACGACCGCTGAACAGGAACATTAGACTGAATGCCCATACGAAGTGAGCACCCAGGAACATGAGTCCATAAGCAGACAACGCAGAACCGTAGGAGGTAATCACTTGAGTAGCCTGTGCCCATAAGAAATCACGCAACCAACCGTTGATAGTAATGGCACTTTGAGCAAAGTTACCAGCCGTGATATGAGCAACAGATCCGTCCGGATTTACCGTACCCCAGACATCTGACTGCATCTTCCAAGAGAAGTGGAAAATTACAACTGAGATAGAGTTGTACATCCAGAACAGCCCTAGGAAGACATGATCCCAACCAGAAACTTGGCAGGTGCCGCCACGTCCGGGACCATCGCAAGGGAAACGGAAACCAAGATTCGCTTTGTCTGGAATCAAACGGGAGCTACGAGCAAACAGCACACCTTTCAGCAAAATCAGTACAGTGACATGAATTGTGAAAGCGTGAATATGATGAACCATGAAGTCCGCTGTCCCAAGGGCGATGGGCATCATTGCAACCTTGCCACCCACAGCAACCACATCACCACCAAATGCTAAGCTCGCAGGAGCCAGAGCATTGGGAGCAGTACCGCCAGGAGCTAGGGTATGCAGGTTTTGCACCCACTGAGCAAAGATCGGCTGAAGCTGAATCGCCGTATCAGAGAACATATCTTGGGGACGACCCAACGCACGCATGGTGTCGTTATGGACGTACAAACCGAAGCTATGAAAGCCCAAGAAAATACAAACCCAGTTCAGGTGAGAAATGATGGCATCCCGATGACGCAGCATGTTGTCTAAAACATTGCCACGGTTCACGGCTGGATCATAGTCACGCACCATGTAAATGGCACCATGCGCTGCACCACCAACAACGAAGAAGCCTCCGAGCCACATGTGGTGGGTAAACAGAGACAGTTGGGTGGCGTAGTCGGTAGCCAGGTACGGATAGGGCGGCATGGAATACATATGCTGGGCAACGATGATGCTCAAAGAGCCAACCATTGCCAGGTTAATTGCCAACTGAGCATGCCAGGAAGTGGTCAGAACTTCGTACAATCCTTTGTGCCCTTCACCCGTGATCATGATTGGGTCCTTATGAGCTTCCAGGATCTCTTTGATGCTGTGACCAATTCCCCAGTTGGTGCGGTACATATGACCAGCAATCAGAAATAGGACTGCGATCGCCAAATGATGGTGAGCCGTATCAGACAACCACAGACCACCCGTTACAGGATTCAACCCACCCTTAAAGGTAAGGATGTCAGAGTATACGCCCCAGTTCAGCGTGAAGAATGGCAGCAAACCCTGCTTAAAGCTGGGATACAGATCTGCCATCAACTGCTTGTTGAGAATAAACTCATGTGGCAACGGAACATCTTTCGGTGCAACACCAGCATCCAACAGCTTGTTGGCAGGCAGAGATACGTGAATCTGGTGACCAGCCCATCCCAGAGAACCAAGTCCGAATAGACCTGCCAAGTGGTGGTTCAGCATTGATTCAACGTTTTGGAACCACTCGAGCTTGGGTGCTCGCTTGTGATAGTGGAACCAACCAGCAAAAAGCATTAAACCTGCCATGACTAAACCGCCGATCGCGGTGCAGTAGAGCTGGTAGGTATTTGTAAAGCCGGAGGCACGCCACAGATAAAACAATCCAGATGTAATCTGAATTCCGTGGAAACCACCGCCAACATCCGCATTCAAAATTTCTTGACCAACAATGGGCCAGACAACCTGAGCGCTGGGTTTAATTGCGGTCGGGTTAGCCAGCCAGGCTTCATAGTTTGAAAACTTCGCGCCGTGGAAATACATCCCACTCAGCCAGATGAATACAACAGCTAAGTGACCGAAGTGAGCGCTGAAGATCTTACGAGATACGTCTTCTAAGTCAGAAGTATGGCTATCAAAGTCGTGGGCGAGAGCATGAAGGTTCCAAATCCAGGTTGTGGTTTTTGGACCTCTCGCGAGGCTGCGGTCAAAGTGCCCTGGTTGTGACCACTTCTCGAACGAAGTAGGCACCGGGTCATTATCGACGACAACCCTCACTTTTGCTTCCCGCTGTGGGGTAGTTGTCATTGAGACTCTCCTCTCTCTAGACAAGGAACGAGGAACCCCCCCTTACAGACTTACCCTGATAACGGCTAGGTGTTCTCTCCAAAAGGCATCACAGCAAAGCATGAAAACGACAGAATGAGTCCAGACTTGCTGAATTGCGGAGAGAACCGTCTAATGCCCTTTTGAGGGAATCAGTGAGATCAGAGTCACCAAACCTATCGAAACCGTGAAAA is a window of Leptolyngbyaceae cyanobacterium JSC-12 DNA encoding:
- a CDS encoding photosystem I core protein PsaA (IMG reference gene:2510098000~PFAM: Photosystem I psaA/psaB protein~TIGRFAM: photosystem I core protein PsaA) — its product is MTTTPQREAKVRVVVDNDPVPTSFEKWSQPGHFDRSLARGPKTTTWIWNLHALAHDFDSHTSDLEDVSRKIFSAHFGHLAVVFIWLSGMYFHGAKFSNYEAWLANPTAIKPSAQVVWPIVGQEILNADVGGGFHGIQITSGLFYLWRASGFTNTYQLYCTAIGGLVMAGLMLFAGWFHYHKRAPKLEWFQNVESMLNHHLAGLFGLGSLGWAGHQIHVSLPANKLLDAGVAPKDVPLPHEFILNKQLMADLYPSFKQGLLPFFTLNWGVYSDILTFKGGLNPVTGGLWLSDTAHHHLAIAVLFLIAGHMYRTNWGIGHSIKEILEAHKDPIMITGEGHKGLYEVLTTSWHAQLAINLAMVGSLSIIVAQHMYSMPPYPYLATDYATQLSLFTHHMWLGGFFVVGGAAHGAIYMVRDYDPAVNRGNVLDNMLRHRDAIISHLNWVCIFLGFHSFGLYVHNDTMRALGRPQDMFSDTAIQLQPIFAQWVQNLHTLAPGGTAPNALAPASLAFGGDVVAVGGKVAMMPIALGTADFMVHHIHAFTIHVTVLILLKGVLFARSSRLIPDKANLGFRFPCDGPGRGGTCQVSGWDHVFLGLFWMYNSISVVIFHFSWKMQSDVWGTVNPDGSVAHITAGNFAQSAITINGWLRDFLWAQATQVITSYGSALSAYGLMFLGAHFVWAFSLMFLFSGRGYWQELIESIVWAHNKLKVAPAIQPRALSIIQGRAVGVAHYLLGGIATTWAFFLARTLALG
- a CDS encoding glycosyltransferase (IMG reference gene:2510097998~PFAM: Glycosyl transferases group 1); protein product: MTTPIAINLAFLPIKPTGLATYAINLLPYLKSLVPTLLVAQPQEGFACYSVPPGLTHEQGRQGHFSRLQWTQWQLPKIYHQLQSSLLFSPIPEAPLWSRCRSVVTVHDLIPLRFFRKFTPLWAYQRYYMPQVLQQSQHIICNSHATAQDIVDFFKIPANKITPILLAHDAENFRFLDLPTRNYFLYLGRNDPYKNLHRLIAAFAQLPNCLDYELWIAGPADKRYTPALMQQIAELGLTKQVKLLDYIPYAELPVILNQAIALVLPSLWEGFGLPVLEAMACGTPVITSNLASLPEVAGEAALLVDPYNVHAIAEAMQALATDSVLWNQLRFASLARASQFSWAKTGATTIEILKQFI
- a CDS encoding photosystem I core protein PsaB (IMG reference gene:2510097999~PFAM: Photosystem I psaA/psaB protein~TIGRFAM: photosystem I core protein PsaB) translates to MATKFPKFSQDLAQDPTTRRIWYGIATAHDFESHDGMTEENLYQKIFSSHFGHVAIIFLWTSGLLFHVAWQGNFEQWTKDPLNTRPIAHAIWDPQFGKSAIDAFTQGGVNYPVDIAYSGVYHWWYTIGMRSSSDLYGGAIFLLILSAIFLFAGWLHLQPKFRPSLSWFKNAESRLNHHLAGLFGVSSLAWAGHLIHVAIPESRGQHVGWDNFLSTMPHPAGLAPFFTGNWGVYAENPDTAGHIFGSATGSGTAILTFLGGFHPQTESLWLTDIAHHHLAIAVLFIVAGHMYRTNFGIGHSIKEMMDAKTFFGKPVEGPFNMPHQGIYETYNNSLHFQLGWHLACLGVITSLVAQHMYSLPPYAFMAKDFTTQAALYTHHQYIAGFLMVGAFAHGAIFWVRDYDPELNKGNVLDRVLNHKEAIISHLSWVSLFLGFHTLGLYVHNDVVVAFGTPEKQILVEPVFAQFIQASHGKLVYGMNALLSNPDSIAATAWPNYGNVWLPGWLDAINSGTNSLFLTIGPGDFLVHHAIALGLHTTTLILVKGALDARGSKLMPDKKDFGFAFPCDGPGRGGTCDISAWDSFYLAMFWMLNTIGWVTFYWHWKHLGIWSGNVSQFNESSTYLMGWLRDYLWLYSAPLINGYNPYGMNNLSVWAWMFLFGHLVWATGFMFLISWRGYWQELIETLVWAHERTPLANLIRWKDKPVAMSIVQGRLVGLAHFTVGYVLTYAAFVIASTAGKFG